In Vigna angularis cultivar LongXiaoDou No.4 chromosome 8, ASM1680809v1, whole genome shotgun sequence, one DNA window encodes the following:
- the LOC108343728 gene encoding 40S ribosomal protein S3-1 encodes MATQMSKKRKFVADGVFFAELNEVLTRELAEDGYSGVEVRVTPMRTEIIIRATRTQAVLGEKGRRIRELTSVVQKRFKFPENSVELYAEKVNNRGLCAIAQAESLRYKLLGGLAVRRACYGVLRFVMESGAKGCEVIVSGKLRAQRAKSMKFKDGYMISSGQPVKDYIDSAVRHVLLRQGVLGIKVKIMLDWDPKGKQGPKTPLPDIVTIHTPKEEEYSQPATATAPVLANDIEVPVA; translated from the exons ATGGCAACTCAGATGAGTAAGAAGAGAAAG TTTGTTGCGGACGGAGTGTTCTTCGCCGAACTGAATGAGGTCCTGACACGTGAGTTGGCGGAGGATGGTTATTCCGGTGTCGAGGTTAGGGTTACGCCTATGCGCACAGAGATCATCATCAGAGCCACCAGAACCCAAGCCGTTCTCG GTGAGAAGGGAAGGAGAATTAGGGAACTGACCTCAGTGGTCCAGAAGAGGTTCAAGTTTCCTGAGAACAGTGTTGAGCTGTATGCGGAAAAGGTGAACAACAGAGGTCTATGTGCCATTGCTCAGGCCGAATCTCTTCGCTACAAGCTCCTCGGTGGTCTTGCTGTTCGCAG GGCTTGCTATGGTGTTTTAAGATTTGTGATGGAAAGCGGTGCCAAGGGATGCGAG GTCATTGTTAGTGGAAAACTGAGAGCTCAGAGAGCCAAATCCATGAAATTCAAGGATGGGTATATGATTTCTTCTGGACAACCAGTCAAGGATTACATCGACTCTGCAGTGAGACATGTGCTCCTTAGACAG GGTGTTCTTGGTATAAAGGTTAAGATCATGCTTGATTGGGATCCTAAAGGGAAACAGGGTCCTAAGACTCCCCTCCCAGATATTGTCACAATCCACACTCCCAAAGAGGAAGAATACAGTCAGCCTGCTACTGCTACTGCTCCTGTTTTGGCCAACGACATTGAGGTTCCTGTTGCTTAA
- the LOC108343761 gene encoding 40S ribosomal protein S3-3, with product MATQMSKKRKFVADGVFFAELNEVLTRELAEDGYSGVEVRVTPMRTEIIIRATRTQAVLGEKGRRIRELTSVVQKRFKFPENSVELYAEKVNNRGLCAIAQAESLRYKLLGGLAVRRACYGVLRFVMESGAKGCEVIVSGKLRAQRAKSMKFKDGYMISSGQPVKDYIDSAVRHVLLRQGVLGIKVKIMLDWDPKGKQGPKTPLPDIVTIHTPKEEEEYARPASVLPTADIEVPVA from the exons ATGGCGACTCAGATGAGTAAGAAGAGAAAG TTTGTTGCGGATGGAGTGTTCTTCGCTGAACTGAACGAAGTTTTGACGCGTGAATTGGCGGAGGATGGTTACTCTGGCGTGGAGGTTAGGGTTACGCCTATGCGAACCGAGATCATCATCAGAGCCACCAGAACCCAAGCCGTTCTAG GTGAGAAGGGAAGGAGAATTAGGGAACTGACTTCAGTGGTGCAGAAGAGGTTCAAGTTTCCGGAAAACAGTGTTGAGCTTTATGCAGAAAAGGTGAACAACAGAGGTCTATGTGCCATTGCCCAGGCTGAGTCTCTTCGTTACAAGCTCCTTGGAGGTCTAGCTGTTCGCAG GGCTTGCTATGGTGTTTTGAGATTTGTGATGGAAAGCGGTGCCAAGGGATGCGAG GTAATTGTCAGTGGAAAACTAAGAGCTCAGAGAGCCAAGTCCATGAAATTCAAGGATGGGTACATGATTTCTTCTGGACAACCAGtgaaggattacattgattctgCAGTGAGACATGTTCTCCTAAGACAG GGTGTTCTTGGTATAAAGGTTAAGATCATGCTTGATTGGGATCCTAAAGGAAAACAGGGTCCTAAAACTCCCCTCCCAGATATCGTCACAATTCACACTCCAAAGGAGGAGGAAGAGTATGCCCGGCCTGCTTCTGTTTTGCCAACAGCTGATATTGAGGTCCCCGTTGCTTGA